One genomic region from Pseudanabaena sp. FACHB-2040 encodes:
- a CDS encoding M90 family metallopeptidase, with protein MLQALIVLLTVSLIAVGIFIQPLLQRQHRERLKKQPLPPLWRALIEQNLPIYHQLSPNQRQRLQGHIQVFLAEKQFIGCRGLQVSEEMKVTIAAVACLLLLNERSTYFPKLKSILIYPDAYIVKQPAANGPYVVEERQEVRLGESWSRDQVLLTWQEIQADARNWRDGHNLILHEFAHQLDQEDGKAEGVPILKKRTDYVRWREVMSNAYDQLCQAVGRRYPTVMDSYGTKNPAEFFAVATETFFEKPRQLRAHHPALYTELEQYYQLDPAAWG; from the coding sequence ATGCTTCAAGCCCTGATTGTGCTGCTGACGGTTAGCCTGATTGCAGTAGGAATTTTTATCCAGCCGCTACTGCAGCGGCAGCACCGGGAGCGTCTTAAAAAACAGCCGCTGCCCCCCCTTTGGCGAGCTCTGATCGAGCAAAACTTACCGATCTACCACCAGCTTTCACCCAATCAGCGGCAGCGGCTACAGGGACACATCCAGGTCTTTTTGGCAGAGAAACAGTTTATTGGCTGTCGGGGTCTGCAGGTCAGTGAAGAGATGAAGGTGACTATCGCTGCGGTGGCCTGCCTGCTGCTACTCAACGAGCGCAGCACCTACTTCCCCAAACTCAAGTCGATCTTGATCTATCCCGATGCCTATATCGTGAAGCAGCCCGCCGCCAACGGCCCCTACGTGGTGGAAGAACGGCAGGAAGTCCGGCTGGGCGAATCATGGTCGCGGGATCAGGTGCTGCTGACCTGGCAAGAGATTCAGGCAGACGCGCGCAACTGGAGAGATGGCCACAACCTGATCCTGCACGAATTTGCTCACCAGCTCGATCAGGAAGATGGCAAAGCCGAAGGCGTACCCATCCTCAAGAAACGGACTGACTATGTCCGCTGGCGTGAGGTCATGAGCAACGCCTACGACCAGCTTTGTCAGGCCGTAGGGCGACGATATCCGACGGTGATGGACAGCTACGGGACTAAAAACCCAGCAGAATTTTTTGCGGTTGCGACTGAAACTTTTTTTGAGAAGCCCAGGCAGCTCCGGGCTCATCATC